A stretch of Cicer arietinum cultivar CDC Frontier isolate Library 1 chromosome 5, Cicar.CDCFrontier_v2.0, whole genome shotgun sequence DNA encodes these proteins:
- the LOC101496112 gene encoding uncharacterized protein isoform X2, which translates to MRIGSKLLIKGAEMGFSSKEEKSKRVLRVVKTLFFLITMILSLLLFSAPVLLVIADALLPSALLSTLSPVSISPSITTLSSHFNNYDFRYSLIDIPLVSIIRSFIIFCVYSLCDGPRLSRGPYLGVTTMCSVLSLLFVSFKAVYVFGNGSGYVGGSEIALFVCSCVLAVGHVVVAYRTSCRERRKLLVYKIDIEAISACTNGYPRYPKILQEERIK; encoded by the exons ATGAGAATTGGAAGCAAATTATTAATCAAAGGAGCTGAAATGGGTTTTTCATCTAAAGAAGAGAAATCCAAAAGAGTATTAAGGGTGGTGAAGACACTGTTTTTCTTAATCACCATGATTCTTTCACTTCTTCTTTTTTCTGCTCCTGTTCTATTGGTTATTGCTGATGCTCTTCTTCCTTCAGCTCTTCTCTCTACACTTTCACCTGTTTCTATTTCTCCGTCGATTACAACACTCTCTTCTCATTTCAACAACTACGATTTTCGTTACTCTCTCATTGATATACCACTCGTTTCAATAATTAGAtccttcatcatcttct GTGTTTATAGTTTGTGTGATGGACCAAGACTTTCGAGAGGACCTTATTTGGGAGTTACTACGATGTGCTCTGTTTTGTCTCTGTTGTTTGTTTCGTTTAAAGCTGTTTATGTGTTCGGAAATGGAAGTGGGTATGTTGGAGGATCAGAAATTGCTCTGTTCGTTTGTTCTTGTGTGTTGGCTGTGGGACATGTTGTCGTGGCATATAGAACAAGTTGTAGAGAGAGAAGAAAGCTTTTAGTCTACAAGATTGACATTGAAGCT ATTTCAGCTTGCACAAACGGGTATCCTAGGTATCCAAAGATTCTTCAAGAAGAGAGAATCAAATGA
- the LOC101496112 gene encoding uncharacterized protein isoform X1, translated as MRIGSKLLIKGAEMGFSSKEEKSKRVLRVVKTLFFLITMILSLLLFSAPVLLVIADALLPSALLSTLSPVSISPSITTLSSHFNNYDFRYSLIDIPLVSIIRSFIIFCVYSLCDGPRLSRGPYLGVTTMCSVLSLLFVSFKAVYVFGNGSGYVGGSEIALFVCSCVLAVGHVVVAYRTSCRERRKLLVYKIDIEALWQHITLLTFQYSQFEVVGVGHDFSLHKRVS; from the exons ATGAGAATTGGAAGCAAATTATTAATCAAAGGAGCTGAAATGGGTTTTTCATCTAAAGAAGAGAAATCCAAAAGAGTATTAAGGGTGGTGAAGACACTGTTTTTCTTAATCACCATGATTCTTTCACTTCTTCTTTTTTCTGCTCCTGTTCTATTGGTTATTGCTGATGCTCTTCTTCCTTCAGCTCTTCTCTCTACACTTTCACCTGTTTCTATTTCTCCGTCGATTACAACACTCTCTTCTCATTTCAACAACTACGATTTTCGTTACTCTCTCATTGATATACCACTCGTTTCAATAATTAGAtccttcatcatcttct GTGTTTATAGTTTGTGTGATGGACCAAGACTTTCGAGAGGACCTTATTTGGGAGTTACTACGATGTGCTCTGTTTTGTCTCTGTTGTTTGTTTCGTTTAAAGCTGTTTATGTGTTCGGAAATGGAAGTGGGTATGTTGGAGGATCAGAAATTGCTCTGTTCGTTTGTTCTTGTGTGTTGGCTGTGGGACATGTTGTCGTGGCATATAGAACAAGTTGTAGAGAGAGAAGAAAGCTTTTAGTCTACAAGATTGACATTGAAGCT CTTTGGCAACATATCACTTTGCTGACTTTTCAATACAGCCAATTTGAGGTGGTTGGAGTTGGGCATG ATTTCAGCTTGCACAAACGGGTATCCTAG
- the LOC101497088 gene encoding probable galactinol--sucrose galactosyltransferase 1 isoform X1: MERRYGYIFYLCGELVYLPKDVSIPITLKLRQYEVFTLVPVKELQNGVKFAPIGLIKMFNSGGAVKEFRYGPNENKNVTMKGRGCGQFSAYSLARPKLITVDPEEVEFSYEEESGSVIIDLRVPEKELYQ, translated from the exons ATGGAAAGGAGATACGGTTATATTTTCTATCTATGTG GGGAATTAGTCTACCTTCCAAAGGATGTTTCTATCCCAATTACTTTGAAATTGAGACAATATGAAGTTTTTACATTAGTCCCTGTGAAGGAATTACAAAATGGTGTCAAATTTGCTCCTATTGGTTTAATCAAAATGTTCAATTCAGGAGGAGCTGTCAAAGAGTTCAGGTATGGACCTAACGAAAACAAAAATGTCACTATGAAAGGGCGCGGGTGTGGCCAATTCAGTGCTTATTCATTGGCTCGTCCCAAGTTGATTACTGTTGATCCAGAAGAAGTTGAATTCAGTTATGAGGAAGAATCTGGATCGGTGATTATTGATTTGAGAGTACCAGAGAAAGAGTTATACCAATGA
- the LOC101497088 gene encoding probable galactinol--sucrose galactosyltransferase 2 isoform X3, which produces MLSMQSYQLLLERQMISGLEILHPTQFTLHQWHTILFSLVNLCSQMGTCFHPGHHDFNLLKKLVLPDGSMLRAKLPGRPTKDCLFADPARDGKSLLKIWNMNDFCGVIGVFNCQGAGWCKVEK; this is translated from the exons ATGCTGTCAA TGCAAAGCTATCAGCTGTTATTAGAGCGTCAGATGATTTCTGGCCTAGAGATCCTGCATCCCACACAATTCACATTGCATCAGTGGCATACAATACTATTTTCCTTGGTGAATTTATGCAGCCAGATGGGGACATGTTTTCAT CCTGGACACCATGACTTTAATCTGTTGAAGAAACTTGTACTTCCCGATGGTTCTATGTTAAGAGCTAAACTTCCAGGAAGACCAACCAAGGATTGTTTATTTGCTGATCCTGCTAGAGATGgaaaaag TCTTCTAAAGATATGGAACATGAATGACTTTTGCGGAGTTATTGGTGTATTCAATTGCCAAGGAGCTGGGTGGTGCAAAGTTGAAAAGTAG
- the LOC101497088 gene encoding probable galactinol--sucrose galactosyltransferase 2 isoform X2 produces MNSLDAVQSYQLLLERQMISGLEILHPTQFTLHQWHTILFSLVNLCSQMGTCFHPGHHDFNLLKKLVLPDGSMLRAKLPGRPTKDCLFADPARDGKSLLKIWNMNDFCGVIGVFNCQGAGWCKVEK; encoded by the exons atgaattcgCTTGATGCAGTGCAAAGCTATCAGCTGTTATTAGAGCGTCAGATGATTTCTGGCCTAGAGATCCTGCATCCCACACAATTCACATTGCATCAGTGGCATACAATACTATTTTCCTTGGTGAATTTATGCAGCCAGATGGGGACATGTTTTCAT CCTGGACACCATGACTTTAATCTGTTGAAGAAACTTGTACTTCCCGATGGTTCTATGTTAAGAGCTAAACTTCCAGGAAGACCAACCAAGGATTGTTTATTTGCTGATCCTGCTAGAGATGgaaaaag TCTTCTAAAGATATGGAACATGAATGACTTTTGCGGAGTTATTGGTGTATTCAATTGCCAAGGAGCTGGGTGGTGCAAAGTTGAAAAGTAG
- the LOC140918586 gene encoding uncharacterized protein — MFLAKAFGRRFFAAAAARSKQYSTTTAAAGSQGHNPLEEFFEVDRTPDDEKPVVYGRSWKASELRLKSWDDLQKLWYVLLKEKNMLMTQRQMLHAQNLRFPHPERLPKVRKSMCRIKHVLTERAIEEPDARRSAEMKRMINAL, encoded by the exons ATGTTTTTGGCAAAAGCATTCGGGCGAAGATTCTTCGCTGCTGCTGCCGCTAGATCAAAACAATATTCAACTACAACTGCGGCTGCTGGCAGTCAAGGGCATAACCCTCTTGAAGAGTTCTTTGAGGTAGACAGGACCCCTGATGATGAAAAACCAGTTGTCTATG GTCGGAGTTGGAAGGCTTCTGAGTTGCGTTTGAAATCGTGGGATGACCTTCAGAAGTTGTGGTATGTGTTGTTAAAGGAAAAGAACATGTTGATGACTCAACGTCAAATGCTTCATGCACAGAACTTGCGTTTTCCTCACCCGGAGCGCTTACCTAAG GTGAGAAAGTCAATGTGTCGCATCAAGCACGTGCTTACTGAGAGAGCAATTGAAGAACCAGATGCAAGGAGGTCTGCTGAGATGAAGAGAATGATAAATGCTCTTTGA